Proteins co-encoded in one Apodemus sylvaticus chromosome 6, mApoSyl1.1, whole genome shotgun sequence genomic window:
- the LOC127687130 gene encoding acyl-coenzyme A thioesterase 3 — MHAFTSQNRMAPTVILEPAGCCLCDQPVHITVRGLTPEQPVTLRAALRDEKGALFRAHARYRADASGELDLARAPALGGSFTGLEPMGLLWAMEPERPFWRLVKRDVQTPFVVELEVLDGHEPDGGQRLAHAVHERHFMAPGVRRVPVREGRVRATLFLPPGPGPFPGIIDLFGVGGGLLEYRASLLAGKGFAVMALAYYNYDDLPKNMDSIHLEYFEEAVTYLLSHPQVKGSGVGVLGISKGGVLGLAMASFLKNITAAVIINGSIANVGGTLQYKDETLPPVGMNSKRVKRTKDGLKDIVDALNNPLEGPNQKSLIPVERSDTTFLFLVGLDDHNWKSEFYAREASKRLQAHGKEKPQIICYPEAGHYIEPPYFPLCKASLHSLVGSPVIWGGEPRAHAVAQVDAWQQLQTFFHNHLGGEKKTIAAKL, encoded by the exons ATGCACGCCTTTACCAGCCAGAACCGGATGGCACCTACGGTGATCCTGGAGCCTGCCGGCTGTTGCCTTTGCGACCAGCCGGTGCACATCACCGTGCGCGGCCTGACCCCCGAGCAGCCTGTCACGCTGCGCGCGGCCCTGCGCGACGAAAAGGGCGCACTCTTCCGAGCCCACGCGCGCTACCGCGCCGATGCCAGTGGTGAGCTGGACCTGGCGCGCGCGCCCGCGCTGGGCGGCAGCTTCACGGGGCTCGAGCCCATGGGGCTGCTCTGGGCCATGGAGCCCGAAAGGCCTTTCTGGCGCCTGGTCAAGCGCGACGTGCAGACGCCCTTCGTGGTGGAGCTGGAGGTGCTGGACGGACACGAGCCCGATGGCGGGCAGCGGCTTGCACACGCGGTGCACGAGCGTCACTTCATGGCTCCCGGGGTGCGGCGCGTGCCCGTGCGCGAGGGCCGGGTGCGCGCCAcgctcttcctgcctccag gACCTGGACCCTTTCCTGGGATCATAGACCTTTTTGGAGTTGGAGGTGGCCTTCTGGAATATCGGGCGAGCCTGCTGGCAGGGAAGGGCTTTGCCGTCATGGCTCTGGCTTATTACAACTATGACGACCTCCCCAAGAACATGGACAGTATCCACTTGGAGTACTTTGAGGAAGCTGTGACCTACCTACTCAGTCACCCTCAG GTAAAAGGTTCAGGAGTTGGTGTGCTTGGCATTTCCAAAGGGGGCGTACTTGGCCTCGCCATGGCCTCCTTCCTGAAAAATATCACAGCCGCTGTCATCATCAATGGCTCTATAGCCAACGTAGGTGGAACCTTACAGTACAAGGATGAGACTCTGCCCCCTGTGGGCATGAACTCTAAACGAGTCAAGAGGACCAAAGATGGCCTCAAAGACATTGTAGATGCTCTGAACAATCCTCTGGAAGGACCTAACCAGAAGAGCTTGATCCCTGTGGAAAGGTCTGACACGACCTTCCTCTTCCTTGTTGGTCTGGATGACCACAACTGGAAGAGTGAGTTCTACGCCAGAGAGGCCTCCAAACGCCTGCAGGCCCACGGGAAGGAGAAGCCCCAGATCATCTGCTACCCAGAAGCAGGGCACTATATTGAGCCTCCTTACTTCCCCTTGTGTAAGGCTTCCCTGCACAGCCTGGTGGGTAGCCCTGTCATCTGGGGAGGGGAGCCCAGGGCTCATGCCGTCGCCCAGGTGGATGCCTGGCAGCAACTCCAGACGTTTTTCCACAATCATTTGGGTGGCGAAAAGAAGACAATTGCAGcaaaactgtaa
- the LOC127687133 gene encoding peroxisomal succinyl-coenzyme A thioesterase: protein MAPTLSLEPAGRSCWDEPLSIAVRGLAPEQPVTLRAALRDEKGALFRAHARYRADAHGELDLARAPALGGSFTGLEPMGLLWAMEPERPLWRLVKRDVQTPFVVELEVLDGHEPDGGRRLAHAVHERHFMAPGVRRVPVREGRVRATLFLPPGQGPFPGVIDVYGVGGGLLEYRASLMAGHGFATLALAFYSFEDLPKELPIIEVDYFEEAVGYMLQHPKVKGPDIGLLGLSLGADVCLIMASFLKNVSATVSINGSAFSGNRHIHYKQTMIPPLGHDLRRTKVAFSGILDIVDIRNDVDGCENPSMIPIEKAQGPILFIAGQDDHCWRSELYTHIASERLQAHGKERPQIISYPGTGHYIEPPYFPMCPASLHKMVNKAVIWGGEVRAHSKAQIDAWKQILFFFGKHLDSTHSRASCRL from the exons ATGGCGCCGACGCTGAGCCTGGAGCCCGCGGGCCGCAGCTGCTGGGACGAGCCGCTGAGCATCGCGGTGCGCGGCCTGGCCCCCGAGCAGCCCGTCACGCTCCGCGCGGCCCTGCGCGACGAGAAGGGCGCGCTCTTCCGAGCCCACGCGCGCTACCGCGCCGACGCCCACGGAGAGCTGGACCTGGCGCGCGCGCCCGCGCTGGGCGGCAGCTTCACTGGGCTCGAACCCATGGGGCTGCTCTGGGCCATGGAGCCGGAACGGCCTCTCTGGCGCCTGGTCAAGCGCGACGTGCAGACGCCATTCGTGGTGGAGCTGGAGGTGCTGGACGGACACGAGCCCGACGGCGGGCGGCGGCTTGCACATGCGGTGCACGAGCGTCACTTCATGGCTCCCGGGGTGCGGCGCGTGCCCGTGCGCGAGGGCCGGGTGCGCGCCAcgctcttcctgcctccag GACAAGGGCCCTTTCCCGGGGTCATCGATGTCTATGGTGTTGGAGGAGGCCTGCTGGAATACCGAGCTAGCCTGATGGCCGGCCATGGCTTTGCCACATTGGCTCTGGCTTTCTACAGCTTTGAAGATCTCCCTAAAGAGCTCCCCATCATAGAAGTGGACTACTTTGAAGAAGCAGTGGGTTACATGCTCCAACACCCGAAG GTAAAAGGCCCAGACATTGGGCTTCTAGGTCTTTCCCTAGGAGCTGATGTCTGTCTGATCATGGCTTCCTTCTTGAAGAATGTCTCAGCCACAGTTTCCATCAATGGCTCTGCATTCAGCggaaacagacacatacactacAAACAGACCATGATTCCACCATTGGGCCATGACCTGAGGAGAACGAAGGTGGCTTTCTCCGGCATTCTGGACATTGTGGATATCCGGAATGATGTCGACGGCTGTGAAAACCCCAGCATGATACCGATAGAGAAGGCCCAGGGGCCCATCCTCTTCATTGCTGGTCAGGACGATCATTGCTGGAGGAGTGAGCTATACACTCACATAGCCTCGGAGCGGTTGCAGGCTCATGGGAAAGAGAGGCCCCAGATAATATCTTACCCGGGGACCGGGCATTACATCGAGCCGCCTTACTTCCCCATGTGCCCAGCGTCCCTGCACAAAATGGTGAACAAAGCTGTGATTTGGGGAGGGGAGGTCAGGGCTCACTCAAAAGCCCAGATAGATGCATGGAAGCAAATTCTATTCTTCTTTGGCAAACACCTGGACAGTACCCACAGCAGAGCCTCCTGTAGATTGTAG